The Danio rerio strain Tuebingen ecotype United States chromosome 19, GRCz12tu, whole genome shotgun sequence genome includes the window TGTGTTCATCCGCCAGGCTGCAGTGATTAGGTAGACTTGAACATACAGCAAAGCAGAAAGAGTTTGACCTGGTAAAATAATCCCGCACAcatgtcaaaactgaccaaaaacaatgcATCTCATTCTGTCACTAatggatatatacacacacatcactaTGGAAAACATCTCTGTGTGTAGAATAATCATTAGTGATGCATGCACTGATTACAGAATCACCAAAACAGGCAAAGAATGACTGATCTCTGCAATCCCTTTCAACACCTGCAGAAAGAGACTCTGAGCAAACCTGCAGCCAGACCTGAGATCAGCCTGCGCTCAGACAGGCCGCTCTCTCCACATCACACGAGGAAGTCTGAAATTGCTGTGAGTTTTTGACTTCAAGTCTATTTTTTAATTCAGTACATCtatatttgtgttttaattttaaataaaaataatgttatattgACCCACACTCGCTGTATGTTACTCGCTGCTCTTCATCTCGAGTTCTACATGGGGATCTCCTCCGGTTTCAGCACTGCTTATCCAGATTCAGTGATCCTGAAAAGATCCTAtccagatcagattgatccaatccactCTTGCTTTAAACAACTGGCTGGATTACATGATCACCAAACGCAAAAAAAAGGATGACTAAATCTGGATCAGTTTTATCCGGATTAACCCTTTTGAAAAGCCGGGCCAGCCTCTGCTCCTCTCTGGCTGTATCAGTCAGCTCCTACACTGATATTCAGGTGAACGCCGCTCTACAGGGTCGGGTTTAGAGTTCTGCAGTTTACACCAGTGTTTTATAAAAGGAGagcagcgccacctgctggcagatctatatcactacacacacacttaacacacaTTCCTCCTACAGCCAGGCCTGGACTTACCCAACGAGCGAGGTGAGATAAATAATTATCAATCATTTACATATAGCATAGGATTAatcataattattcattcattcattttccttcagcttagttctttattaaccacagtggaatgaaccgccaactattccagctaatgatttacacagcggatgcccttccagctgtaacccagtactgggaaacacccatacacactcatatatatatatatatacacacacacacacacacacactcatacactacagtcagtttagttgatcagttcccctatagcgcatgtgtttggactgtgggggaaaccggagcacccggaggaaacccacaccaacacggggagaacatgcaaactccacacagaaacaccaactgagccagccgagactcaaaccagagacctgagtgctgtgaggaCACAGTGCTGACCACACAGCCACCTAGGTATATCCAACAAATacaattatatgtgtgtgtgtgtgtgtgtgtgtgtgtgtgtgtgtgtgtgtgtgtgtgtgtgtgtgtgactcacagAAGTAGCTGAGTGTCTCCTGGATCTGCTCAGTGGTCAGGTCGGTGTGTGTGTCCGCCGGCAGCAGAGGTGTGTGTATCCAGTCGTCGTGTTCATACCCGAACACACAGTCGGCCCTCAGCCTGTAGACGGGCAGCTGCTCCTCCAGCAGACTGATGATCTCCACCTCCGGCAGCTCTGTGCTGTTACAcacatctgacacacacacacacacatcagcacccgcacatacagtatatatatatatatatacacacacattaacacacatcagcacaaacacacacatcagcacacacacacacatcagcacgcacacatatacatatcTCCTCCTCCACTGGACTGACCTGTGATGGTCTGTGCGTCCCGGtagcgtgtgtgtgagtgtgtgtgaggcgCTGGTGGCTCCTCAATGCCCTGGTCTACATACTGCTCCTCAGGGCCCGACTGCAGACACGGGCCTTCAGCAGAAGTCCAGCACTCGCGGCCCCGCTCCTCCAGCTTGACTGATTCACCAGCAGAGACCAGACCCTCCGCCGGCccctagacacacacacacacacacacacctggctcCTGtaacacaacacagacacacaccggCCCCTGtaactagtggtgggcaaagcgaggcttcgtgaaacactgaaacagtcgaagcaaatgtgtcgaagcttcgaaacgtttcgaaacctcactctacagtgacatttagtggtcattttttatatatattgcactgaaacagcttcagcaaagaacgattgaacaaattgagggattaaaCCTCACTTTGTGAAAGTGAAATCGttcaagtaacatagtacagtggttaaggtgtcagacATCCATGCAGGAGTAGTAGGTTTCGAAGCCAGCCAGcagcagttgttttaaaatgctttaataccagttggtaatgctttgctcttgtatcgttttgtttcaacattggtctgatatccgaataaacaatttgtgaataaatatgtcttgtgtttgtcttaaaacagggttgttgctagatcaaaaacggtggcctgaagttatcaagaattatttatattattcattaaatttcccatttattgtattttattaatgtctacccaaaccctaaacccaaccatactgtaaaaatatttattattgttttacagtgttacaaaaatgatgctaaattgatggcgtaactgtagctgtatcctatttaggctacacaaaacagaaacatgattaaaatacataaaaccatgatttcgaagtcgggattcgaacccaaaacatcatgctaagCATAGAATCAATAAGCAAACCCACAGAGCTCTAAGCCATTTGAGACAGAGATAATTTGGAGACCTTGGTAGTCAAGTTAGCattcaccaggtctcgaaacgtttctaagctgatcgatgctttgaatcgctttagtcacgtgactaggtgtttcgaaacactttagtcacgtgacttgggtgcttcggatcatgcttcggtgcagtgattcgaaacacttgcgcttcgggatctcgacactgtgtcaaaacatcagtttcacgtcagccatccctacctgTAACACAGGAAACACACACTAGCTCCTGTAACATAAGTCAGACACACACTgcctctcagacacacacactgtttttGGACAGTTGCTAGTGTCACGATTGTAAGGCATTGCTAGGgggttctgggtggttgctaaggtgttcttatGTGATTGCTAGTGTTGGTATAGTTGTCAAAATGAAGCATGTTTAATTCTGTGCATGACACACACTCCTCATACCGTGTTTATAGTATGAGCTGAGGTCACGCAGGATGTTTTGGGCGTGTCTACGCGTGTGTCGTCATGACGCTGATCCCTGCGGATCCTCCACCTTGCGTAAACAAACTGATCTGAAGTCATTGGAGACGAGCATGTGTTTAATCACAGCGCAGGTCACCGCAGATCTGATGGCGAGTGAATAAAGGACCGGATACTCACAGATGCGGAGCGGAAATCACGGAGTCACAGATGTGCGCGCGGATGATTCCGGCAGAGGAgaaacaacaaacacacaaacacacacacactcacacttaacacacacacacacaccgaagaCACCCTGTATTAAAGCGCTCGGGTCCCCAGCGTTACTCCTCGGCCTTTGTGAGCGCTGACAtctggagcatcatcatcatcatcctctccTCCTGCATCTCTCCTCACCGCAATGCCTGTGACGTCACATGCGCGCGCGCTCCCGCAGCAGGAATGTCAGACAGAGGACGCGCGCACGCGACACACTCttcattaactcattcattttcttgtcggcttagtccctttattaatccggggtcgccacagcggcatgaaccaccaacttatccagcaagtttttacgcagcggatgctcttccagccgcaacccatctctgggaaacatccacacacacattcacatagaCACTCACTCTTCATAAATTCATTGATTAATTTCAGTCAGCAGTTTATGCTTATTTACAGCCAACAACCAAACGGAGACAGCTCGGCTAAATCAGTGAAACTCTAATAGACATCCAATAATAGCCCAAACCTGGACTGGTGGTCGGACAGAGAGGAGGCAGAGCTGATATGAGGTCAGTCGTTTCTGTTTATCTGAGCACtcgtctagttttggcctattctttgACGTCTATTAGAgattcactgacagcccaaatttcgCCGTGTTCTAGCCAGGATGGCTGTGCTCAGACGATTATAATAAGTtagtaataaattagtaatataataatactaataagaaGCAAAGAAGAGCCTAAACTGAAGGAGAATGAGTGAATAAACTTGCTTTATTATGATTAAATACCAGGAGAAGAGTCCTGACAGGCCCTGAGGAGGAGACACACACCTGTACATCACACAGAGACTCTTCACTGCATTCTCACACCTGCacactctgtctgtgtgtgtgtgtttgtgtaaatagagtgtgtgtgtgtgtgtgtgtttatttgacaGCTCTGCCGCTCAGTGTGAGTTTGCTGTGGGCCCCGGTGCcgctggctgtgtgtgtgtgtgcggggcGCAGGACGGGCTCCAGCGGAGGCAGGATGTGTCCGTCTTTACGGGAGAGAGCCTGAATCTCCACATTCAGAGCCGCGATGTCCTGAGACTGACCCGAGATCAGCTGCTGCAGCCTCTGGAGCTCCTGCTCATCCACCAGACCACCTGCATACTgacacacctgacacacacacacacatgcaaacacacattcatacacacatatacaagtgcacaaacacacaagcacacacacacacatacagacacacaagtgcacaaatacacacacatacacaaatacattcacacagagacacacacagagagacacgtgtgagtgcacacacacacatacacacacacacacacacccaaataaatgcacacataaataaatacacacacagtaaatcCAACTCTTATTAATACTGGaggtgtgtgagagagtgtgtgtgtgtgtgtgtgtgtgtgtgtgtgtgtgtgtgtgtgtgtgtgcgtgtgtgtgtgtgtgtgtgtgtgtgtgtgtgtgtgtgtgtgtgtgtgtgtgtgtgtgagtgtgagtgtgtgtgtgtaccgttcTCCTCTGTCTGCAGTCGAGCTCTTCATCCAGTGTCTTCTTCTGTGTCATCAGTCGGTTGATCTTCTGCAGTCGCTCAGTGTTCAGCTTCATCACTGCAGTCACACACGCTTTCGCCTTTACAACCtcagcctgaacacacacacacacacacacacacacacacattaatgaaCAACACTGCAAACACAACCACACCACTCACAGCAGCTCTCATGATGAGTGTGTTCCTCTACACACACCACGGTCTGCTGCAGCAGTGAGGAGAGCTCCTCTAGAACACTGAACCGAGTCCTTCCTGAGTGAATCTGTTCCTGAACGAGTCatctgattcactgattcagtcATCAGCACACTCACTGGCTTCATGTGTTCATCAATCAGCTATTTAGaaaaaatgagtgtgtgtgtgtgtgtgtgtgtgtgtgtgtgtgtgtagatctatgtgtttgtgtatatgtgtttgtatgtgtgttagtttctgtatatatgtgtgtgtttgtatgtgtatttgtgtaaatatgtgtgtttgtgtgtgtgtttgtctatatatatatatatataaatgtgtgtgtgtattggtgtatgtgtttgtgtgtagtgtttgtgtatatatgtgtgtgtgtgtgtgtgtgtctgtatatatgtgtttgtgtgtttgtttatatgtgtgtgtgtgtgtgtgtgtctgtgtatatatgtgtttgtgtgtttgtgtatgtgtgtgtgtgtgtgtttgtttgtgtatgtacgtgtttgcatatttgtgtgtgtgtgtttgtgtgtgtgtttgtgtgtgtgtgtgtgtgtgtgatgtacctGCCAGTGTTTGAGCTCTTGAGTGTATCTGGCGTCCCGCTCTCTGACTTCCTGTCTCATCTCCTCCACCTTCCTGTTTCCTGCTAGTGTTTGCAGGACCTCCAGCTCCACCAGCTTCCCGAACTTCAGGAGCATCAGCTGCTCACAGCGCACCTCTGACtctgcacagcacacacacacacacacacacactcagcactaTAGCagcgagtgagtgtgtgtgtgtgtgtgtgtgtgtgtgtgtgaatacccCTGATGCGCGTCTCCATGTCAGTGAGCTGGTGTGTGAGCTGCCGGTGCTGCTGTCGTGCGTGTCTGTACTGCAGCCTCTGCTGGCTCTTCTCCTGCTGCAGCTCTCTGATGCGCATCTGCAGCCGCTGCAGCTCCACTGCGCTCAACACCAGAGCTGACTGCAGATCAGCCGGCTGCAGACCCTCACTGCCACACtccagctgcacacacacatacacacacacacacacactcctcagcCAGCGCTCACTCTGATGTCTCATTAtgttgcctgtgtgtgtgtgtgtgtgtgacgcacCTGATGCAGGCGCAGCGGCAGCACCACGTCCACCTCATTGAGCCGCTGCTGCTTCTCTCGGTTCAGGAGCTCCAGGTCTGAGTCTGCAGAGCGCCGGCTGCCCTGAACCAGCTTctcctgaacacacacatgcacacacacacacacacacacacacacacacacacacacacacacacacacacacagacacacacagataaatatgcacaagaacaaacacacacacacacacacacacacatgtagatacacacataaacacacatgcatgcacacacacacatgcacactctttaggctggatggacagaaggaaagctgtgtgtgtgcacgtgtgtgtgtgtgtgtgtgtgtgtgcatgtatggtgtgtgtgtgtgttcctgtcaCCTTCTTGCTCAGTGTGTCGTAGTCCTTCTTCAGGGTGTCGAGCGTCTTCATCTGGTCCTgcagctgctcctccacatccacaCGGAGATCCCGCAGACGCAGTGTGTTCTCGAAGAGCGCAGCGTCACagtctgcagcacacacacacacacacacatgcatgtaaacacacacacacacataaaataaacttgtatatgtgtctgtgtgtgtgtgggtgtgtgtgtgtgtgttgatcttaCTCGGTGGACACACAGTGTCGTCCAGTGCAGCTCCAGCCTCAGACTCCTCATAGTCGTCCTCATCCTCTGCGTCTGAGTCTTCATCAGAGTCTTCATCACTGTCCTCTTCATCCTCAGACTGATCTCCATCTAACAGGAGCAGATCAACACAACAGATGAGTGCTGACGCCCAGCAGAgcgataacacacacacacacacacacacacacacgtgttcttcAGTGAGGGCTGGATCTGAATCTGGAGTGTGAGAAtacatcactcactcactcactcactcactcactcactcatccattcattcattcagtcactaattttccctcagcttagtccctttattaatcaggggtcgccacagcggaatgaaccgccaactattccagctaatgatttacacagtggatgcccttccagctgtaacccagtactgggaaacacccatacacactcattcacacacacacactcatacggcacccggaggaaacccacaccaacacggggagaacatgcaaactccacacagaaacaccaactgacccagccgagactcaaaccagagaccttcttgctgtgaggcgatagtgctacccactgcaccactgtgccgcCCGGATTGTGTTAACAGCGTGAGTGTATGATGTGGAGCAGCACCTTGAGCGGTGTGTGTCTCTTTCTTCTTGGTCCTCCTGATCTTCTTCTTGAAGACGCGGGTCAGAAACTCCTCGAAGCGCTGGTTCTCCCCCAGAGACGTCTGGAAGGAGGTGGAGATGCTCTTCTCTCTGTTCTGCAGACGCTGAACATCACGCTTCCTCAGCTCCATCTGACGCTGACACTCACGCATGCggccctgacacacacacacacacacacacacacacacaatacttattctgtctgatttatgagcCCTTTTCCTCATAGAGActaaaaaatgtccccacaaggttaaCGTGTACTGGTAATGccatacttgtggggacatttgggcCCCACAACCTACAGAAtacaagatacacacacacacacacacacacacactgacctgtaTGTCGTCCTCCTCCTGCCGGTATGTGCGCAGTCTCTCGGTCAGCTTCTCCTCCCTCTTCTGGAAGTCCCTTAGCAGCAGCAGCTCCTCGAACAGCGTCACGTGTCGGAGGTCCGCCAGTTTCAGACTCACGTCCAGCTGCTGCTTCTCATGACGCAGAACACACAGCTCCGCATCGAAGCGACACACACTGTCCTGCATCTGCAGTGACACACACAGAgccgtcagtgtgtgtgtgtgtgtgtgtgtgtgcgtgtgtgtgtgtgtgtgtgtgacctgtgtAAGCAGCTGCTCCTGCAGGTTCAGTCCCCTGGCCTCCTCCATCTCCCTCATCTGCTCCTCCAGCAGTGTCAGCTCCTCCTGCTGAGAGTGTGTGTCCTCCACCGCGTGTGTGTCCTGGCTCTGGGTGTGTGTGtcctcctctgtgtgtgtgtcctgcgcCTCCAGCAGCTCCAGGATGTCCTGCTCCTCCTGCAGTCTCAGCGTGTTGAAGCGCTCCAGGGTGGCGCGGGTGTAGCGGTGCCTCCTCTCGGGCACCTCGGCGGGCAGCAGGACGGGCAGCGCGGGCAGCGGGCGGTGCTTCTGGAGCGGCAGGGTCTGCTGGACGGCCTGCAGCTGCTCCACCTGCGCCTGCAGCTCAGACAGCAGCGCCACCTTCTGGTCCCGCAGCGCCAGCACACGCAGGTTCATCTCAGACTTCTGCTCAAAGATCTGCAGGACACAGACGCACGAGCTGCTCAAAGACACTGGCATACACTCCGCTCGAAATgctttgatgtgtgtgtgtgtgtgtgtgtgtgtgtgtgtgttgaccttCCTCTCCAGCTCCAGCAGCTGCGCTCTCTTCTTCTCCACGTTCATCCTCAGGTGTTCAGGAACGGTGAAGTCCTCTGCAGACTTCAGCTTACAGTCGCCCAGATTCTCCCGAGCCGCACGGATGCCCTCCACATCCTGAGGGTCCTCGTAGTCCTCACTGGGCTTTGAGGCATAGCTGaggatcaaacacacacacacacacacacagctgacgtTTGtgctgtacagactgtatattctctcCTCACCCCTCACAGCACACACTCCGCACTCCTTCATCTCCACACTCCTCCATTCATCAGCCCTGTGTGCCTCATGAGGACCAGAACATGTCCCCATAAAGTTACAGTTACTGGTTTTGATAtatttgtggggacatttgtATATTAATACAGGGTTTAACAcaccaacaaacacaaacacccactcacacacacaagtaCACTGCATCCGGCTTGACTTTGTCTCCatgtgtttatgttacagccgTATTCCAAatttgatttcctcaacattctacacacaatcccccataatgaccatGTGGAGAGAGTTTTAGAAATAGTTGCagatttattaagaataaaaagcTGAATAATCAGATGTGCATCAGTATCACAGGCTTTGGCGTTAATCAAGTGAATCCATTGTGGAATAAGAGTGTAACATAAACACATGTGGAGAAACTGAAGCGCTGCCAACACTCTCCAGATGCAGtgtacagactcacacacacactcacacacacacacactcacacacagacacacactcacagctcCGCCCACTGCTGTCTCCGGGTCTGGATCTGCTCTCGAGCTCTCTCCACCTTCTCTGCTGCTCTGCTGCTCtgtttctgagtgtgtgtgtgtgttcctgcagACGACACCTGCGGACCCTCATcctgcactgctcacacacacacacacacacacacacacacacacagttaaaaacTACACTATAATCATATTCTTTATTAGCAACTAGAGCGTCAACAGATACATGTCAGGTtcaacacacacagaaaacagaactgtgtgtgtgtatgtgtgtgtgtgtgtgtgtgtgtgtgtgtgtgtgtatgtgtgtgtgtgtgtgtgtgtgtttctcacgtGAGGTGCTGCTGTgatgtttgtgtgggtgtgtgtgctcCTGTCGTAGCTCCGCCTCCTCAGGTGAGCTCTGGctgctcaggtgtgtgtgtgtgaagggcaGAGCCAGCAGCCGGTAGCTGGAGATCTTGTGTCCGCTCCTGCAGGCAAACACTGTGAGTGTGTCCTGCACCACAGACTCCCagaacctgcacacacacacacacacacacacacacacacacacagatgaagccGTCAGCAGGACACAGGTGATGCTCCAGTCTGTTCTGCTCAACACTCATGTAGGCGGGGCTTGGCTTGGTTTGGTTTGCTATTGGTGGGACTGATGTGAGTGACAGGTTGATCCCGCCCTCACAGCAGTGAACACCAATCAGAAGAGGAAGGGGAACGATTCTGAGAaatgaaattgtgtgtgtgtgtgtgtgtgagtgtgtgtgtgtgtgtgagtgtgtgtgtgtgtgtgtgtgtgtgtgagtgtgtgtgtgtgtgtgtgtgtgtgtgagtgtgtgtgtgtgtgtgtgtgtgtgtgtgtgtgtgtgtgtgtgtgagtgtgtgtgtgtgtgtgtgtgtgtgtgagtgtgtgtgtgtgtgtgtgtgtgagtgtgtgtgtgtgtgtgtgtgtgtgtgagtgtgtgtgtgtgtgtgtgtgtgtgtgtgtgtgtgtgtgtgtgtgtgagtgtgtgtgagtgtgtgtgtgtgtgtgtgtgtgtgtgtgtgtgtgtgtgagtgtgtgtgtgtgtgtgtgtgtgagtgtgtgtgtgtgtgtgagtgtgtgtgtgtgtgtgtgtgtgtgtgagtgtgtgtgtgtgtgtgtgtgtgtgtgtgagtgtgtgtgtgtgtgtgtgtgagtgtgtgtgtgtgtgtgtgtgtgtgtgtgtgtgtgtgtgtgtgtgtgagtgtgtgtgtgtgtgtgtgtgtgtgtgagtgtgtgtgtgtgtgtgtgagtgtgtgtgtgtgtgtgtgtgtgtgtgagtgtgtgtgtgtgtgtgtgtgtgtgtgtgtgtgtgtgtgtgtgtgagtgtgtgtgtgtgtgtgtgtgtgtgtgtgtgtgagtgtgtgtgtgtgtgtgtgtgtgtgtgtgtgtgtgtgtgtgtgtgtgtgtacatgttctgCAGTTTGCTGAGGCCGATGCGCTGCTCCTCCTCCCCCCAGGCCAGCTCTCTCCGCACCTCCTGCACTCTCTGCTCCGTCTGCATCTCCAGCTGCTGGAGGAACAGCGGGTCCAGCTCAAACTCCtgcaacacacacccacagcagAGGCGCGTCGTcagtgtgcgtctgtgtgtgtgtgtgtgtgtgtgtgtgtgtgtacgcacgGAGCGATGCAGGCGTGTGTGTTGAGGAAGTCTCTGGTTCTCCTTCAGCAGCTCCTGAAAGCTCCTCTGCAGCTCCTCCAGCCTCGCCCTGCGCTGCTGCTTCCTGCGCTCCGCTTCTGC containing:
- the cfap44 gene encoding cilia- and flagella-associated protein 44 isoform X2 → MDASETQTDEPSVKGVVFDEDDDDAAAGGADEEHRLIPDQHYYSYEELRSRASVTEHSHLPQDLLQLSHVFGYECGRRANLQLLDEHTLLYIAGNLLVLLDVNTRGQRYIRSCSGCGIGAIMTHPSRQYFAVAEKGRQPNIIIYEYPSLRPYRILRGGTGVAYSCVCFSADGSLLASVGSAPDYTLTLWDWRSERATLRKKAFSQDVHRVSFCANGTGQLTTCGSGHIRFWNLASTFTGLKLEGLLGSFGKTTVTDIEGYVELPDGKVVSGSAWGNLLLWDAGLVKVEICRRGGRVCHSGAVQQISVEEEELITVGSDGAVRSWSLESVDAADAADDSGVCEIEPMNELLVGRNVSLVCVVRSPESSIWFAQDAHGCIWKLDLSFSNMTQDPECVCCFHAGPVQGMDVSKSSHLMATTALDCSVRVFDVLSKRELTMSRFRQGGTTLTWASDAVGGGLLAVGFEDGVVRLLELYNPQGLHAVAGRVHSGDAELRLTHALKPHNAAVHAVTFDSTGHTLATGSADGTVFFFAVGDSYRPLGFVCVPGPVRSLQWAPPTHEMSTLLVFCADGHVVELQSPAADTQICGNSFQLTALPTMHFCFSSIKSRIKRDEAVALRQARTAERQKQQQERLRKLKEQNPDASEEELQEEEEEEEEEELPPLYTPSPPSPLLCGFYCAAGEFWLSMGGFDSGFLYRCQFSEDQSLDPAERRDEPLSFIPVQDSELNPITSISFSSSGQLLVCGMQDGSIRVYPAQDLHQGSLQAFWALSVHDNSSGRVRHVHFSFDDTFVLSAGDDGNIFSFSCMTEQQIHTHTHATVPSPRAGLELEKAVQDIEDPSAYSIETAKQKLELERVCAEAERRKQQRRARLEELQRSFQELLKENQRLPQHTRLHRSEFELDPLFLQQLEMQTEQRVQEVRRELAWGEEEQRIGLSKLQNMFWESVVQDTLTVFACRSGHKISSYRLLALPFTHTHLSSQSSPEEAELRQEHTHPHKHHSSTSLQDEGPQVSSAGTHTHTQKQSSRAAEKVERAREQIQTRRQQWAELYASKPSEDYEDPQDVEGIRAARENLGDCKLKSAEDFTVPEHLRMNVEKKRAQLLELERKIFEQKSEMNLRVLALRDQKVALLSELQAQVEQLQAVQQTLPLQKHRPLPALPVLLPAEVPERRHRYTRATLERFNTLRLQEEQDILELLEAQDTHTEEDTHTQSQDTHAVEDTHSQQEELTLLEEQMREMEEARGLNLQEQLLTQMQDSVCRFDAELCVLRHEKQQLDVSLKLADLRHVTLFEELLLLRDFQKREEKLTERLRTYRQEEDDIQGRMRECQRQMELRKRDVQRLQNREKSISTSFQTSLGENQRFEEFLTRVFKKKIRRTKKKETHTAQDGDQSEDEEDSDEDSDEDSDAEDEDDYEESEAGAALDDTVCPPNCDAALFENTLRLRDLRVDVEEQLQDQMKTLDTLKKDYDTLSKKEKLVQGSRRSADSDLELLNREKQQRLNEVDVVLPLRLHQLECGSEGLQPADLQSALVLSAVELQRLQMRIRELQQEKSQQRLQYRHARQQHRQLTHQLTDMETRIRESEVRCEQLMLLKFGKLVELEVLQTLAGNRKVEEMRQEVRERDARYTQELKHWQAEVVKAKACVTAVMKLNTERLQKINRLMTQKKTLDEELDCRQRRTVCQYAGGLVDEQELQRLQQLISGQSQDIAALNVEIQALSRKDGHILPPLEPVLRPAHTHTASGTGAHSKLTLSGRAVK